In one Vanacampus margaritifer isolate UIUO_Vmar chromosome 11, RoL_Vmar_1.0, whole genome shotgun sequence genomic region, the following are encoded:
- the tbx15 gene encoding T-box transcription factor TBX15: MSERRRSAAALSSRAHAFSVEALIGSSKKRKLRAAAAAAAAAAAAAAASSVGWDHHKDDDDELHLDDPAHCLDMEPDSEASPGSDGSDLQAERTSCSFGELPAASEASSLAASSLAASSLHAASSASAPSSSSGASMEEIHVELQCADLWKRFHDIGTEMIITKAGRRMFPAMRVKIAGLDPHQQYYIAMDIVPVDNKRYRYVYHSSKWMVAGNADSPVPPRVYIHPDSLASGDTWMRQVVSFDKLKLTNNELDDQGHIILHSMHKYQPRVHVIRKDFSSELSPNKPVPSGEGVKTFSFPETVFTTVTAYQNQQITRLKIDRNPFAKGFRDSGRNRTGLEAIMETYAFWRPPVRTLTFEDFTNMQKQQGGSTGTSPTTSSTGTPSPSGAGHLLSPSCSPPAFHLAPNTFNVGCRESQLCNLGLSEYPPCARSNMAALQGYGGLADGSYGRLQAPGGGVASAQHAESFLPQRTSSLMGMQGGASGGGAGKMDAYGGQLGSFPASQLQYVMQAGAGGSGGASAAAPSGSSPSSAHVFGGGHHHVQQGSYNAFSLHNPYNLYGYNFPASPRLAASPEKPQGGLLCPSAQSGAFAERQYLSNANMDTMHMIGNGGGQQQGGAACDGRQYAAPSQMSMHMV; this comes from the exons ATGAGTGAAAGGAGGCGTTCGGCCGCCGCTCTGAGCTCGCGAGCCCACGCGTTCTCCGTGGAAGCCCTCATCGGCTCCAGCAAGAAACGAAAGCTCCgggcagccgccgccgccgccgccgccgcagcagcagcagccgccgcCTCCAGCGTGGGCTGGGACCACCAcaaggacgacgacgacgaactCCACTTGGACGACCCCGCGCACTGCCTCGACATGGAGCCGG ATTCGGAGGCGAGTCCCGGCTCGGATGGCTCCGACCTGCAGGCGGAGAGGACGTCGTGTTCGTTCGGCGAGCTGCCGGCCGCCAGTGAGGCCTCCTCCTTGGCGGCCTCCTCCTTGGCGGCCTCCTCCCTGCATGCGGCCTCCTCCGCTTCAGCGCCGTCCTCCTCCTCAGGCGCGTCCATGGAGGAGATCCACGTGGAGCTGCAGTGCGCCGACCTGTGGAAGCGATTCCACGACATCGGAACCGAGATGATCATCACCAAGGCCGGCAG GAGGATGTTTCCCGCCATGCGAGTCAAGATCGCCGGCCTGGACCCGCACCAGCAGTACTACATCGCCATGGACATCGTACCCGTGGACAACAAGCGATACCG GTACGTGTACCACAGCTCCAAGTGGATGGTGGCGGGCAACGCCGACTCGCCGGTGCCGCCGCGGGTCTACATCCACCCGGACTCGCTGGCGTCGGGCGACACCTGGATGCGGCAGGTGGTCAGCTTCGACAAGCTCAAGCTCACCAACAACGAGCTGGACGACCAAGGACAC ATCATCCTTCACTCCATGCACAAGTACCAACCTCGCGTTCACGTCATCCGCAAGGACTTCAGCAGCGAGCTGTCGCCCAACAAGCCGGTTCCCAGCGGCGAGGGCGTCAAGACCTTCAGCTTTCCCGAGACCGTCTTCACCACCGTCACCGCATACCAGAACCAGCAG ATCACCAGACTAAAGATCGACCGGAACCCCTTTGCGAAAGGTTTTCGGGACTCTGGCAGAAACAG GACGGGCCTGGAGGCCATCATGGAGACGTACGCTTTCTGGAGGCCGCCGGTCAGGACGCTCACCTTTGAGGACTTCACCAACATGCAGAAGCAGCAAG gcGGCAGCACGGGCACGTCCCCGACCACGTCCAGCACGGGGACGCCCTCCCCCTCCGGAGCCGGCCACCTCCTGTCCCCGTCCTGCTCGCCGCCCGCTTTCCACCTGGCGCCCAACACCTTCAACGTGGGCTGCCGGGAGAGCCAGCTGTGCAACCTGGGCCTGTCCGAGTACCCGCCGTGCGCCCGCAGCAACATGGCGGCGCTGCAGGGCTACGGCGGCCTGGCCGACGGCTCCTACGGACGCCTGCAGGCGCCGGGCGGCGGCGTGGCCTCCGCCCAGCACGCCGAGTCCTTCCTGCCGCAGAGGACTTCCTCCTTGATGGGCATGCAGGGCGGCGCTTCCGGGGGCGGCGCCGGCAAAATGGATGCCTACGGAGGCCAGCTGGGCTCCTTCCCCGCCTCGCAGCTGCAGTACGTGATGCAGGCGGGCGCCGGCGGGTCCGGGGGCGCCTCGGCCGCCGCCCCCTCCGGATCCTCGCCGTCCTCGGCCCACGTGTTCGGCGGGGGCCACCACCACGTGCAGCAGGGCTCCTACAACGCCTTCTCGCTGCACAACCCCTACAACTTGTACGGATACAACTTCCCCGCCTCGCCCCGCCTGGCCGCCAGTCCCGAGAAGCCCCAGGGGGGGCTGCTGTGCCCCTCCGCCCAGTCCGGCGCCTTCGCCGAGCGCCAGTACCTGTCCAACGCCAACATGGACACCATGCACATGATCGGCAACGGCGGCGGCCAGCAGCAGGGCGGCGCCGCCTGCGACGGCCGCCAGTACGCCGCCCCCTCCCAGATGTCCATGCACATGGTGTAG
- the wars2 gene encoding tryptophan--tRNA ligase, mitochondrial isoform X2: MAGVLRDPAHGRAPPGQLPGRPGKLDVPARRLSVGAVQRGGPARHNAAAGPARSQDQHTGHGGQPAGVRNRPAQGCPLPAVAVAPKHHGLLRKFNLKVLLRLKTCGHFQPSQVPEHAELSWILGCLTSMPRLRHLPQWKMKSKQKNEGSVGLYTYPVLQAADILLYKSTHVPVGEDQVQHLELAQDLARIFNQRFDAAVFPQPRALLSSSRKVKSLRDPSSKMSKSDPQTMATIYLTDTPDDIALKIRRAVTDFTSEVTYDPETRPGVSNLVSIHAAAAAVDVDEAVSRARGLDTAAYKKLVAEAVIQRLAPIRQRLVRLRAERPHLEAVLDEGRRKARELATPTLQQVKRLVGFC, translated from the exons ATGGCGGGTGTTCTCCGGGATCCAGCCCACGGGCGTGCCCCACCTGGGCAACTTCCTGGGCGCCCTGGAAAACTGGACGTCCCTGCAAGACGGCTATCCGTCGGTGCTGTACAGCGTGGTGGACCTGCACGCCATAACGCAGCCGCAGGACCCGCGCGCTCTCAGGACCAACACACTGGACATGGTGGCCAGCCTGCTGGCGTGCGGAATCGACCCGCGCAAGGTTGTCCTCTTCCAGCAGTCGCAG tggCTCCTAAACATCACGGATTATTACGAAAGTTCAACTTGAAGGTGCTGCTGCGTTTAAAGACCTGCGGACATTTCCAACCTTCGCAGGTGCCCGAGCACGCTGAACTTTCCTGGATCCTCGGATGCCTGACCAGCATGCCGCGCCTCCGACACCTGCCGCAGTGGAAG ATGAAGAGCAAGCAGAAGAACGAAGGCAGCGTTGGCCTGTACACGTATCCCGTCCTCCAGGCTGCCGATATTCTCCTCTACAA GTCCACGCACGTCCCCGTGGGCGAGGACCAGGTCCAGCATCTGGAGCTGGCCCAGGACCTGGCTCGCATCTTCAACCAACGCTTCGACGCCGCCGTCTTCCCTCAGCCGCGCGCCTTGCTCA GCTCCAGCCGAAAAGTCAAATCCCTCCGCGACCCCTCatctaaaatgtccaaatcggACCCCCAGACCATGGCGACCATTTACCTCACGGACACGCCGGACGACATCGCTCTGAAAATCCGACGCGCCGTCACCGACTTTACCTCGGAGGTGACGTATGATCCGGAGACGAGGCCCGGAGTGTCCAACCTGGTCAGCatccacgccgccgccgccgccgtggaCGTGGACGAGGCCGTGTCGCGGGCCCGAGGTTTGGACACGGCGGCGTACAAGAAACTGGTCGCCGAGGCGGTGATCCAGAGGCTGGCGCCCATTCGCCAGCGGCTGGTTCGGCTCAGGGCGGAGCGTCCCCACCTGGAGGCGGTGCTGGACGAGGGGCGACGCAAAGCCAGGGAGCTGGCCACGCCCACGTTGCAGCAAGTCAAAAGATTGGTCGGATTCTGTTGA